The following proteins are encoded in a genomic region of Gimesia algae:
- a CDS encoding Sec-independent protein translocase subunit TatA/TatB, which produces MLQTITHITPVPAFLGMPGGYEMIIVGIIALLLFGKRLPEVARSLGKGIVEFKKGVSGIEDDVNQASYSHSQPETPRPTPSERSDEFTAPKFEVPSSEPKTEEKSEQA; this is translated from the coding sequence ATGTTACAGACAATCACACACATCACACCTGTCCCTGCTTTTCTGGGCATGCCCGGCGGCTATGAAATGATCATTGTCGGCATCATCGCTCTGCTGCTGTTTGGTAAGCGTTTACCAGAAGTCGCACGCAGCCTGGGTAAAGGAATTGTCGAATTCAAAAAGGGCGTCAGTGGCATTGAAGACGATGTGAATCAGGCATCCTATTCACATTCACAGCCTGAAACACCACGTCCCACACCCTCTGAACGATCTGATGAATTCACGGCTCCCAAGTTTGAAGTTCCCAGCTCTGAACCCAAGACAGAAGAAAAATCAGAACAGGCCTGA
- a CDS encoding Sec-independent protein translocase subunit TatA/TatB, with protein MFGFPGWLEITIILGIILLLFGKRLPGVMNSLGRSIVEFKKGSQEGADDEEDSSRIPSQDSKQDKPPG; from the coding sequence ATGTTTGGCTTTCCAGGCTGGCTTGAAATCACCATCATCTTAGGGATCATTCTGCTCCTGTTTGGTAAGCGATTACCCGGAGTGATGAATTCACTGGGAAGAAGTATCGTCGAATTTAAAAAGGGCTCACAAGAGGGTGCCGATGACGAGGAGGATTCATCCCGTATTCCGTCGCAGGACTCGAAACAGGATAAACCACCAGGCTAA
- a CDS encoding bifunctional 4-hydroxy-2-oxoglutarate aldolase/2-dehydro-3-deoxy-phosphogluconate aldolase, whose translation MSRHSDLTQVLDRGAVAIIRAPSGELLVDVSKAIYAGGLDVIEVTFTVPGVLDILAQVKRELGDKILLGAGTVLDTETARAAILAGAEFIVTPTVNTDVIELCNRYDKLIMTGAFTPTEVLTAWEAGADIIKVFPAFVGGPAYLKALHGPLPQIPLMPTGGVDLETLPAYLKAGACAVGLGSSLVTKQMVESGDLDGIQKLTAEYMGKIAELRKG comes from the coding sequence ATGAGTCGTCATTCGGATTTAACGCAGGTTCTTGATCGTGGTGCTGTCGCAATCATTCGTGCCCCGTCTGGAGAGTTACTGGTTGATGTATCCAAAGCGATTTATGCTGGCGGACTGGATGTGATCGAAGTCACGTTTACCGTGCCGGGAGTACTCGACATTCTGGCCCAGGTAAAACGGGAACTGGGAGATAAGATTCTGTTAGGGGCCGGAACCGTGCTGGATACGGAAACCGCCCGTGCGGCAATTCTTGCCGGTGCGGAGTTCATTGTGACTCCCACCGTGAATACCGATGTCATCGAATTGTGTAACCGGTATGACAAGCTGATCATGACGGGGGCCTTTACTCCGACAGAAGTATTAACGGCCTGGGAAGCGGGCGCGGATATTATTAAAGTCTTTCCTGCCTTTGTGGGTGGCCCCGCTTATTTGAAAGCGCTGCATGGTCCCCTGCCCCAGATTCCATTGATGCCAACCGGAGGCGTTGACCTGGAAACCCTGCCCGCTTATCTGAAAGCGGGCGCCTGTGCTGTGGGACTGGGAAGTTCACTGGTCACAAAGCAAATGGTTGAATCGGGTGATCTGGATGGCATTCAGAAGCTGACCGCTGAGTATATGGGTAAAATTGCAGAGCTGCGCAAAGGGTGA